From the genome of Campylobacter concisus, one region includes:
- a CDS encoding 2-oxoglutarate synthase subunit alpha, which yields MRELVSTGNALVARAAVECGCNFFGGYPITPSSEIAHELSVLLPKHGGTFIQMEDEIAGISVSLGASASGAKAMTASSGPGISLKAEQIGLGFIAEIPLVIVNVMRGGPSTGLPTRVAQGDILQAKNPTHGDVNMIVLAPSSLEECYTQTVRAFNLAARFMTPVILLLDETIGHMQARVSLPEISELEIYKRREFSGEPKEYKPYEAAPDAPATLNPFFKGYHYHITGLHHGATGFPTEDGKIVEYSMNRLFNKINLHTDECEKFEEFMLDDAEICIIAFGSVALSAKQAILNLREKGLKVGLFKPLTLFPAPAKKLKEISDKFKKILVCELNLGQYSGEISKIILRDDFAKLLKANGRPISPSEIEAKIGEIYGF from the coding sequence ATGAGAGAGCTAGTATCAACTGGAAATGCCCTAGTAGCAAGGGCTGCTGTCGAGTGCGGCTGTAACTTCTTTGGTGGATATCCGATCACTCCAAGTAGCGAGATCGCACACGAGCTAAGCGTGCTTTTGCCAAAACATGGCGGTACATTTATACAAATGGAAGATGAGATAGCTGGGATTTCAGTTTCTCTTGGCGCAAGTGCGAGTGGCGCTAAGGCGATGACAGCTAGCTCAGGTCCAGGAATTTCACTAAAGGCTGAGCAAATAGGCCTTGGCTTTATCGCTGAGATACCGCTCGTCATAGTAAATGTCATGCGCGGTGGCCCTTCAACTGGTCTGCCTACCCGTGTCGCACAAGGCGATATCTTGCAGGCTAAAAACCCAACTCACGGCGATGTAAATATGATAGTGCTAGCGCCTAGCAGCCTAGAGGAGTGCTATACGCAGACGGTTCGTGCATTTAATCTCGCAGCTAGGTTTATGACGCCAGTTATACTGCTACTCGATGAGACGATAGGACACATGCAAGCAAGGGTTAGTTTGCCTGAGATTAGCGAACTAGAAATTTATAAAAGAAGAGAATTTAGCGGCGAGCCAAAAGAGTATAAACCCTACGAGGCAGCACCAGACGCGCCAGCTACGCTAAATCCTTTCTTTAAAGGCTATCACTATCACATAACTGGGCTTCATCACGGCGCAACTGGCTTTCCAACAGAAGATGGCAAGATCGTTGAATACTCGATGAATAGGCTGTTTAATAAGATAAATTTACACACTGACGAGTGCGAGAAATTTGAAGAGTTTATGCTTGATGACGCTGAAATTTGCATCATCGCCTTTGGTAGCGTGGCTCTCTCAGCTAAGCAAGCTATCTTAAATTTACGTGAAAAAGGGCTAAAAGTAGGGCTATTTAAGCCACTCACACTTTTCCCAGCTCCAGCTAAAAAGCTAAAAGAGATATCAGATAAATTTAAGAAAATTTTAGTCTGCGAGCTAAATTTAGGTCAATATAGTGGCGAAATTTCAAAGATCATCTTAAGAGATGACTTTGCAAAACTGCTAAAAGCAAACGGCAGACCGATAAGCCCAAGCGAGATCGAGGCGAAGATAGGAGAAATTTATGGCTTTTAA
- a CDS encoding AsmA-like C-terminal domain-containing protein produces MEQLYIKLDKKIIVRAKQIKLPNFKKESKQKNSDERLLNLSKSVDFIDTIFQEISLENVQIGDDFKLKILFLDDIFFVDSPYLNVDIKFQNEQQDGIDLFSVRNLSFKDFNVSISGEGSADFDKNDYKFEGNFTSHELHGKLNFVLKDTFLTYKAYDVEAGSIKNFINELDRRIELNSEVKNWIYGYIIADDYELKEINGKVDLAKNDFYLNDLNATANTKNLLVKFEKGLPAVNVGEANITLKNSKLKFDLISPIYKDKKLDGSSVAINNIFDEKSANLELLIKTKSIYDEAINEILKAYKIIVPIRQLSGKMDASLKILIKLDEKSLENFDEKSVVANGEFKLSDAILEIAGSKFNTKNALVKLINTTNLSIDTTGFGLDFFKANAKANIDLQKSTGEIKGVIESFDLKEKNDEILTFKNEPFNAFLDFSKAGETLLNIEPFGLDMSFGSESKIATKNSKFFIESSPVLKENGVRGFDELSIKSKDFTDLEIFTKGANFDLPFLDKNGSKYENDDLKILVSKAGVKVDSASKKLSLDIKEKAINVKTKDLNLLVLDDNKTSEQSTPLELLARNGDIILKDLNKTLPFTSFSAEKKGKNISLNGLAQQGRVGYFNDEKSINLDATDISGEFINDLFGIKSFEGGKFRLKMLGENSKNFKAEVRFFDTFLKDYIFYQRLLSFLNSVPSLLSFKTPDFNDKGFTVKNGKILLTRNGDMIEFLAIEMIGTSADIGGRGTIDLKSKKINIDLELKLLKDASSIIDKIPLVNQIILGKDRSLSTVIAIRGTTDKPEYSTQILQDALLSPLKIIRNVIQAPFLIFE; encoded by the coding sequence TTGGAGCAATTATATATAAAGTTAGATAAAAAAATAATTGTAAGAGCAAAGCAGATCAAGCTCCCAAATTTTAAGAAAGAGAGCAAGCAAAAAAACAGCGATGAGCGCCTTTTAAATCTTAGTAAAAGCGTAGATTTTATAGATACGATTTTTCAAGAAATTTCACTTGAAAATGTGCAAATAGGAGATGATTTTAAACTAAAAATTCTATTTTTAGATGATATATTTTTTGTTGATAGCCCTTATTTAAACGTGGATATAAAATTCCAAAACGAACAGCAAGACGGAATAGATCTTTTTAGTGTTAGAAATTTAAGCTTTAAGGATTTTAACGTAAGTATTAGCGGCGAAGGGAGTGCAGATTTTGATAAAAATGACTATAAATTTGAAGGAAATTTCACCTCTCATGAGCTGCACGGTAAGCTAAATTTTGTTCTAAAAGATACATTTTTAACTTACAAAGCTTACGATGTCGAGGCTGGAAGCATTAAAAACTTCATTAATGAGCTTGATAGACGCATAGAGCTAAATAGTGAAGTTAAAAACTGGATATATGGATACATCATTGCTGATGATTACGAGTTAAAAGAGATAAACGGCAAGGTGGATCTAGCCAAAAATGACTTTTATCTAAATGATCTAAATGCCACCGCAAATACTAAAAATTTGCTCGTTAAATTTGAAAAAGGCTTGCCAGCCGTAAATGTAGGCGAGGCAAATATTACGCTTAAAAACTCAAAGCTTAAATTTGATCTTATTTCGCCTATTTACAAGGACAAAAAACTTGATGGCTCAAGCGTTGCGATAAATAATATCTTTGATGAGAAAAGCGCAAATTTAGAGCTACTTATAAAGACAAAATCGATCTATGATGAAGCTATAAATGAGATATTAAAAGCCTATAAGATCATCGTACCAATAAGGCAGCTAAGCGGCAAAATGGACGCTAGCTTAAAAATTTTGATAAAGCTTGATGAGAAAAGCTTAGAAAATTTTGATGAAAAAAGTGTCGTCGCAAATGGAGAATTTAAGCTAAGTGACGCGATTTTAGAGATTGCTGGGAGTAAGTTTAATACCAAAAATGCTCTCGTAAAGCTTATAAATACGACGAATTTAAGCATCGATACTACCGGCTTTGGGCTTGACTTTTTTAAGGCAAATGCCAAAGCGAATATAGATTTACAAAAAAGCACTGGCGAGATAAAAGGCGTGATAGAAAGCTTTGATCTAAAAGAGAAAAATGATGAAATTTTAACCTTTAAAAATGAGCCATTTAACGCATTTTTGGACTTTAGCAAGGCTGGTGAAACTTTGCTTAATATAGAGCCATTTGGGCTTGATATGAGCTTTGGTAGTGAAAGTAAAATAGCAACAAAAAATAGTAAATTTTTCATAGAGAGCTCGCCTGTTTTAAAGGAAAATGGCGTGCGTGGTTTTGATGAGCTTAGTATAAAAAGTAAGGATTTTACTGATCTTGAAATTTTTACCAAAGGAGCAAACTTTGATTTGCCGTTTTTAGATAAAAATGGCTCAAAATATGAAAACGATGATCTTAAAATTTTAGTCTCAAAAGCTGGTGTGAAAGTAGATAGCGCAAGTAAAAAGCTAAGCCTAGATATAAAAGAAAAAGCTATAAACGTAAAAACTAAAGATCTAAATTTGCTAGTGCTTGACGATAACAAAACCAGCGAGCAAAGCACACCGCTTGAGCTCTTGGCAAGAAACGGCGATATTATTTTAAAAGATTTAAACAAAACACTACCATTTACTAGCTTTAGTGCCGAGAAAAAGGGCAAAAACATCTCACTAAATGGCCTAGCTCAGCAAGGAAGAGTTGGCTATTTTAACGATGAAAAAAGTATAAATTTAGACGCAACCGACATAAGCGGAGAATTTATCAACGACCTTTTTGGCATCAAGAGCTTTGAGGGCGGTAAATTTCGCCTAAAAATGCTTGGAGAAAACTCGAAAAATTTCAAGGCTGAGGTAAGATTTTTTGATACTTTTTTAAAAGATTATATCTTTTATCAAAGGCTACTTAGCTTTTTAAACTCGGTTCCATCGCTTCTTAGCTTTAAAACACCCGACTTTAACGACAAGGGCTTTACTGTTAAAAATGGTAAAATTTTACTCACTAGAAATGGCGATATGATCGAATTTTTAGCGATTGAAATGATAGGAACAAGTGCTGATATCGGCGGGCGTGGTACGATCGATCTAAAGAGTAAAAAGATAAACATCGACCTTGAGCTAAAGCTACTAAAAGACGCTAGTAGTA
- a CDS encoding lactate/malate family dehydrogenase — MKISIVGAGNVGASIAYALCMREVCDEIALVDIFGDVARAKAIDLAQSSCVFNAKTTVCGGDDFMLIEGSDIVVVTAGSPRKEGQTREDLLLKNAVVVKQTAQNIAKFAPNAVIIVVTNPLDVMVWTAHKFSGFSKNKVIGMAGELDGARCRYELALLKDKDAKELKTKIIGAHNDEMIVSASNISENLNENELAILKKETSTGGAKIVKLLGTSAYYAPAAAVVKMCEAIMGKSDEILSASVLLDDELSCGRLVKLGRDGLKEILELNINESEQEQLSKSEADIRKNIKFLKENLD, encoded by the coding sequence ATGAAAATAAGTATAGTTGGAGCAGGAAACGTCGGTGCGAGCATAGCTTATGCGCTTTGCATGAGAGAAGTTTGCGATGAGATCGCACTTGTGGATATATTTGGTGACGTGGCACGTGCAAAAGCGATCGATCTAGCGCAGTCAAGCTGCGTTTTTAATGCTAAAACTACCGTTTGCGGTGGCGATGACTTTATGCTAATAGAGGGCAGTGATATCGTAGTGGTAACTGCTGGAAGCCCAAGAAAAGAGGGTCAAACAAGAGAGGACTTGCTCCTTAAAAATGCCGTAGTCGTAAAACAAACAGCTCAAAATATCGCAAAATTTGCACCAAATGCGGTGATAATCGTCGTGACAAATCCGCTTGATGTGATGGTCTGGACGGCCCATAAATTTAGTGGTTTTAGCAAAAATAAAGTGATCGGCATGGCTGGTGAGCTTGATGGCGCAAGATGCAGATATGAGCTAGCGCTTCTAAAAGATAAAGATGCAAAAGAGCTAAAGACAAAGATAATTGGCGCTCACAACGATGAGATGATCGTATCTGCTAGCAACATTAGCGAAAATTTAAATGAAAATGAGTTGGCAATTCTTAAAAAAGAGACAAGCACAGGTGGCGCAAAGATCGTTAAGCTTCTTGGCACTTCAGCTTACTACGCACCAGCAGCTGCTGTTGTGAAGATGTGTGAAGCGATCATGGGCAAGAGTGATGAAATTTTAAGCGCTAGCGTACTTCTTGATGATGAGCTAAGTTGCGGCAGGCTAGTAAAGCTTGGACGTGATGGCTTAAAAGAAATTTTAGAGCTAAATATAAATGAAAGTGAGCAAGAGCAGCTAAGTAAAAGCGAAGCTGATATTAGAAAAAACATTAAATTTTTAAAAGAAAATTTGGATTAG
- a CDS encoding 4Fe-4S dicluster domain-containing protein, giving the protein MIIKENVPVWVDESRCKACDVCVSYCPAGVLAMRLEPKAVLGKMIEVVYADSCIGCRDCELHCPDFAIYVAEKGFKFAKLTPESKERAVAVKANKFAKLGESA; this is encoded by the coding sequence ATGATAATAAAAGAAAACGTACCTGTTTGGGTCGATGAGAGCAGGTGTAAAGCCTGTGATGTCTGCGTGAGCTACTGCCCAGCAGGCGTACTAGCGATGAGGCTTGAGCCAAAAGCAGTGCTTGGTAAGATGATAGAGGTCGTCTATGCTGACTCATGTATAGGCTGTCGCGACTGTGAGCTTCACTGTCCTGATTTTGCCATTTATGTGGCTGAAAAAGGCTTTAAATTTGCAAAGCTAACGCCTGAGAGCAAAGAGCGAGCTGTGGCTGTAAAGGCAAATAAATTTGCAAAGCTTGGAGAGAGTGCATGA
- the mltG gene encoding endolytic transglycosylase MltG: MIKNFIKKPYLDIFFDIVAIIFLSIFVYLARPINTSKVVFIPKGSVGEIISYLANRNFNLSVIDKYAILFIGSPQSGWIEIGQDKISRVGFLKKLAKSKAALTEITLIPGETTIIFLNQIAAQLGLDPVKLNSEYSALAPVSDGFLMPNTYKIPIGISERHLAFYLVNSSRKAQSEISNKIFGEYNEKKWFKILTIASIIQKEAANDAEMPLVASVIYNRLNKGMRLQMDGTLNYGIYSHDVITAERIRSDMSEFNTYLNDGIPPSPVCSVSISAIKAAINPAKSDYLYFVLDKKAKKHIFSKTLSEHNQNIGK, encoded by the coding sequence ATGATAAAAAATTTTATAAAAAAGCCATATTTAGACATTTTTTTTGATATCGTAGCCATCATTTTCCTAAGTATTTTTGTCTATTTGGCACGCCCTATAAACACAAGCAAGGTCGTTTTTATACCAAAGGGAAGTGTGGGCGAGATTATATCTTATTTAGCTAATCGCAACTTTAACTTAAGCGTGATAGACAAGTACGCCATACTTTTTATCGGCTCTCCGCAATCTGGCTGGATAGAGATCGGTCAAGACAAAATTTCAAGGGTTGGTTTTTTAAAAAAACTTGCAAAATCAAAAGCAGCTTTAACCGAGATAACGCTAATACCAGGCGAAACGACTATCATTTTTTTAAACCAGATCGCCGCCCAGCTAGGACTTGACCCAGTCAAATTAAATAGCGAATATAGCGCCCTTGCTCCAGTGAGTGATGGCTTTTTGATGCCAAATACATACAAAATCCCAATAGGTATCAGCGAAAGGCACCTTGCTTTTTATCTTGTTAATTCATCAAGAAAGGCTCAAAGCGAGATCAGCAATAAAATTTTTGGCGAATACAACGAGAAAAAATGGTTTAAAATTTTAACGATTGCTTCGATCATTCAAAAAGAAGCGGCAAATGATGCTGAGATGCCACTTGTCGCCTCAGTCATTTATAACCGCCTAAATAAAGGCATGAGGCTGCAAATGGACGGTACACTAAACTATGGAATTTATTCGCACGATGTGATCACGGCTGAGCGCATAAGAAGCGATATGAGCGAGTTTAATACCTATCTAAACGACGGCATTCCGCCAAGTCCAGTCTGCTCGGTCTCGATAAGTGCGATCAAAGCAGCAATAAACCCTGCAAAGAGCGATTATCTATACTTTGTGCTTGACAAAAAGGCAAAAAAACACATTTTTTCAAAAACCTTAAGCGAGCACAACCAAAATATAGGAAAATAG
- a CDS encoding NADP-dependent isocitrate dehydrogenase codes for MSDIIWTKTDEAPLFASYSLFPIVKSFLSRADIGITRADISLAGRILSLFSKELGLNKADELELLGELTAHKEANIIKLPNISATLVQLKAAIEELRSKGINVPFYPDEIITDYDEDVAKKYQKVLGSAVNPVLRQGNSDRRVLPPVKEFAKKHPHSNGDWDKTNKTKICYMQKGDFYENERSIIASRDEKFYINFVSTDGKKELLKELAVQSGEIVDATYLSVDELDKFYENCFEKAKKENLTLSLHLKCTMMKVSDPVIFAHAIKSYFKEVFELFGEKFKAHGVEAKNGLKDMFSKILQLKNKDEILAKFDEILSKKAKIWALNENASNFDVPNDVIIDASVPALIRNSGKVKDRSGELNFSLCMIPDRTYARVYEACVADFKEHGALDVSKIGSVANVGLMAKKAEEYGSHDKTFIAKEDGEFVVFDEAGESVFKFSVKKGDIFRMTQAKDDAINAWFELAFKRGEISKDELIFWLDSSRAHDRNLIAKFEKFKDKFRSSGVKFEILNYEQATKRSLEAIRAGKDVISVTGNVLRDYLTDLFPIFELGGSSKMLSVVPLLAGGAMFETGAGGTAPTLVKELKEKNHLLWDSLGEFLALSASLEHLAFAKQKKEAKELSDALNRAVASYLDENKTPNATLDTRESHFYLALFWAREMAKSGGILSKIFENLANELEKSESEILKEIRQNDGASVEFGGYYLPDEVKANEVMRPSKILNQIIG; via the coding sequence ATGAGTGACATTATCTGGACCAAAACTGACGAAGCACCGCTTTTTGCAAGCTACTCTCTCTTTCCTATCGTAAAGAGCTTTTTATCACGCGCTGACATTGGCATAACTAGGGCCGATATTAGCCTAGCTGGGAGAATTTTATCTCTTTTTAGCAAAGAGCTTGGACTAAATAAGGCCGATGAGCTAGAGCTTTTAGGCGAACTGACCGCTCACAAAGAGGCAAATATCATAAAACTGCCAAACATTTCAGCCACGCTCGTTCAGCTAAAAGCAGCGATAGAGGAGCTTAGAAGCAAGGGCATAAATGTGCCTTTTTATCCAGATGAAATTATCACAGACTACGACGAAGATGTTGCTAAAAAATACCAAAAAGTGCTTGGTAGCGCAGTAAATCCAGTGCTTAGGCAAGGAAACTCAGATAGAAGAGTATTGCCTCCGGTTAAAGAATTTGCCAAGAAACATCCACATAGCAACGGCGACTGGGATAAGACAAATAAGACAAAAATTTGCTACATGCAAAAGGGCGATTTTTATGAGAATGAGCGCTCAATTATCGCTAGTAGAGATGAGAAATTTTATATAAATTTTGTGAGCACGGATGGCAAAAAAGAGCTTTTAAAAGAGCTTGCCGTACAAAGTGGCGAGATCGTAGATGCTACATATTTAAGCGTAGATGAGCTAGATAAATTTTATGAAAACTGTTTTGAAAAGGCGAAAAAAGAGAATTTAACCTTAAGCCTGCACCTAAAATGCACGATGATGAAGGTTAGTGACCCAGTCATCTTTGCGCATGCGATAAAAAGCTATTTTAAAGAGGTTTTTGAGCTGTTTGGTGAAAAGTTTAAAGCTCACGGCGTGGAGGCTAAAAACGGCTTAAAAGATATGTTTTCTAAAATTTTGCAGCTTAAAAATAAAGATGAAATTTTGGCTAAATTTGATGAAATTTTGAGCAAAAAGGCAAAAATTTGGGCACTAAATGAAAATGCCAGCAACTTTGACGTGCCAAATGATGTCATCATCGATGCTTCTGTGCCAGCGCTTATTAGAAACTCAGGGAAAGTAAAAGATAGAAGCGGCGAGCTAAATTTCTCGCTTTGCATGATCCCAGATAGGACCTACGCTAGAGTTTATGAGGCTTGCGTGGCGGACTTTAAGGAGCATGGCGCGCTTGATGTAAGCAAGATCGGCAGCGTGGCAAACGTGGGGCTAATGGCTAAAAAGGCCGAGGAGTATGGCAGCCACGATAAGACTTTCATCGCAAAAGAAGACGGAGAATTTGTAGTTTTTGATGAGGCTGGTGAGAGTGTCTTTAAATTTAGCGTCAAAAAGGGTGACATTTTTAGGATGACGCAGGCAAAAGATGATGCGATAAATGCGTGGTTTGAGCTTGCTTTTAAAAGAGGCGAAATTTCAAAAGATGAGCTTATATTTTGGCTAGATAGTAGCCGTGCTCATGATAGAAATTTGATAGCTAAATTTGAGAAATTTAAAGATAAATTTAGAAGCTCTGGCGTGAAATTTGAGATTTTAAACTACGAGCAAGCAACTAAAAGATCGCTTGAAGCAATAAGAGCTGGTAAAGACGTTATAAGCGTAACCGGTAACGTTTTAAGAGACTATTTAACTGATCTTTTTCCGATATTTGAGCTAGGTGGCAGCTCTAAAATGCTCTCAGTAGTGCCGCTACTTGCTGGTGGAGCGATGTTTGAGACTGGCGCTGGTGGAACGGCTCCAACGCTTGTAAAAGAGCTAAAAGAGAAAAACCATCTACTTTGGGATAGCCTCGGCGAGTTTTTAGCGCTTAGTGCTTCGCTCGAGCATTTGGCATTTGCTAAGCAAAAAAAAGAGGCAAAAGAGCTAAGTGATGCGCTAAATAGAGCGGTTGCTAGCTATTTGGACGAAAACAAAACGCCAAATGCCACTCTTGATACTAGGGAGTCGCACTTTTATCTAGCACTTTTTTGGGCAAGAGAAATGGCAAAAAGTGGCGGGATTTTAAGCAAAATTTTTGAAAATTTAGCAAACGAGCTAGAAAAAAGTGAGAGTGAAATTTTAAAAGAGATAAGACAAAATGATGGTGCAAGCGTGGAATTTGGTGGATATTATTTGCCAGATGAAGTAAAAGCAAATGAGGTCATGAGACCAAGTAAAATTTTAAATCAAATAATAGGATGA
- a CDS encoding TonB-dependent receptor plug domain-containing protein gives MSYKISVATCAALLMCSGFLSQVFAVQTTKLEGIEVNSVGDNISESGIDEGILNKRVAAGPLADKKVIDMPYQVNTISKEVLDNQGVQAFDEAVKYFPSAQLQYRGGGEMGRPQTRGFQGSVVGNVLWDGFYAVSTTAIPMVMFESLQIQNGLAGSLYGGQDPAGIFSYSRKRPVADYNAIWTDYISRGNLGVGFDTSNKFEKIGYRGVFYYTDGEREPKDSKTSRRLASIGLDFYLTEDLILETNFSHYEHKNSGMPGGFSMPLTNGVANFDVPSPVKDTKRGLELKQQQLV, from the coding sequence TTGAGTTACAAAATCTCGGTTGCAACATGTGCTGCGCTCTTGATGTGCAGTGGTTTTTTAAGTCAAGTTTTTGCTGTGCAAACGACAAAGCTTGAGGGCATTGAAGTAAATTCAGTCGGTGATAACATCAGCGAGAGTGGTATCGATGAGGGAATTTTAAACAAAAGAGTCGCTGCTGGTCCTTTGGCTGATAAAAAAGTTATAGATATGCCTTATCAAGTAAATACAATTTCAAAAGAGGTTCTTGACAATCAAGGTGTTCAAGCTTTTGATGAAGCTGTTAAATATTTCCCATCAGCACAACTTCAGTACCGTGGCGGTGGCGAAATGGGTCGTCCTCAAACTCGTGGCTTTCAAGGCTCAGTCGTAGGTAACGTTCTTTGGGACGGCTTTTACGCAGTTTCTACGACAGCTATTCCTATGGTAATGTTTGAGAGCTTACAAATTCAAAACGGACTTGCTGGCTCACTATATGGTGGACAAGATCCAGCAGGTATTTTTAGCTACTCTCGTAAGCGTCCTGTTGCTGATTACAACGCTATTTGGACAGATTATATCTCTCGTGGAAATTTGGGTGTAGGATTTGATACATCAAATAAATTTGAAAAAATAGGCTACCGCGGAGTGTTTTATTATACAGATGGAGAAAGAGAGCCAAAAGATAGTAAAACTTCACGCCGCTTAGCTTCTATAGGACTTGATTTTTACCTTACAGAGGATTTAATACTTGAGACAAACTTTAGCCACTATGAGCATAAAAACTCAGGTATGCCAGGTGGATTTAGCATGCCATTAACAAACGGAGTGGCGAATTTTGATGTACCAAGCCCTGTAAAAGATACTAAAAGAGGACTTGAGCTAAAACAACAACAGCTAGTGTAA
- a CDS encoding 2-oxoacid:acceptor oxidoreductase family protein — MKSQLRFVGVGGQGVILAGEILSAAKIKAGGYGVKASTYTSQVRGGPTKVDIILDEKEILYPYANEGEIDFMLATAQISYNAFKSGVKEGGAIVVEPNLVKVSDEDKKRWKIYEIPIISIAKDEVGNVITQSVVALGVAVAMSRCMDENLVCEEMLASVPAKVKEANAKAYELGLKYAKELLK, encoded by the coding sequence ATGAAGTCACAACTAAGATTTGTCGGCGTTGGCGGACAGGGCGTCATACTAGCAGGCGAGATCCTCTCAGCTGCTAAGATAAAAGCAGGTGGATACGGCGTCAAGGCCTCTACCTACACATCTCAGGTGCGCGGCGGCCCAACAAAGGTCGATATCATACTTGATGAGAAAGAAATTTTATATCCTTACGCAAACGAGGGCGAGATAGACTTTATGCTTGCTACCGCGCAGATAAGCTACAACGCCTTTAAAAGTGGCGTGAAAGAGGGCGGTGCGATCGTTGTCGAGCCAAATTTGGTAAAAGTAAGCGATGAAGACAAAAAGCGCTGGAAAATTTATGAAATTCCTATCATCTCTATCGCAAAAGACGAGGTCGGAAACGTCATCACTCAAAGCGTCGTGGCTCTTGGTGTGGCTGTGGCGATGAGTAGGTGCATGGATGAAAATTTAGTGTGTGAAGAGATGCTAGCAAGCGTGCCAGCTAAGGTCAAAGAGGCAAACGCCAAAGCATACGAGCTAGGCCTAAAATACGCAAAAGAGCTTTTAAAATAA
- a CDS encoding 2-oxoglutarate ferredoxin oxidoreductase subunit beta: protein MAFNYDKYLRTDKMPTLWCWGCGDGVILKALIRAIDTMGWDMNDVCVVSGIGCSGRFSGYLDCNTIHTTHGRAVAYATGVKMANPDKHVIVVTGDGDGLAIGGNHTIHGCRRNIGLNHILINNFIYALTNSQTSPTTPKGMWTVTAQYGNIDPSFDACKLATAAGASFVARGSVIEPEKLTKLFVEGFSHDGYSFFDVFSNCHINLGRKNKMGEAVKNLEWIKGRTTSKVKFDMLSDEEKNGIFPLGVLHKDEEKIEYTKAYDKVRRAAMSNEAINFEELA, encoded by the coding sequence ATGGCTTTTAATTACGATAAATATTTACGAACAGATAAAATGCCTACTCTTTGGTGCTGGGGCTGCGGCGACGGCGTCATACTAAAGGCACTCATCCGCGCTATCGACACCATGGGTTGGGATATGAACGACGTTTGCGTGGTCTCAGGCATAGGCTGCTCTGGTCGCTTTAGCGGATATCTCGACTGCAACACCATTCACACAACTCACGGCAGAGCCGTAGCTTATGCCACTGGCGTAAAGATGGCAAATCCAGATAAGCACGTCATAGTTGTAACTGGCGATGGCGACGGACTGGCGATCGGAGGCAACCACACGATACACGGATGCCGCCGAAATATAGGGCTAAATCATATATTGATAAACAACTTCATCTACGCGCTAACCAACTCACAAACCAGCCCAACCACGCCAAAGGGCATGTGGACGGTCACAGCGCAGTATGGCAACATCGATCCTAGCTTTGATGCCTGTAAGCTTGCAACCGCTGCAGGTGCTAGCTTTGTCGCACGTGGTAGCGTCATCGAGCCAGAGAAGCTTACAAAGCTCTTTGTAGAGGGCTTTAGCCACGATGGATACAGCTTTTTTGATGTATTTTCAAACTGCCATATAAATTTAGGCCGCAAGAACAAAATGGGCGAGGCGGTGAAAAATTTAGAGTGGATAAAAGGCCGCACGACTAGCAAGGTCAAATTTGACATGCTAAGTGACGAGGAGAAAAATGGCATTTTCCCACTTGGTGTGCTTCACAAAGATGAAGAAAAGATCGAATACACCAAGGCTTACGACAAGGTAAGAAGGGCTGCAATGAGCAATGAAGCGATAAATTTTGAGGAGCTAGCATGA